Proteins encoded by one window of Maliibacterium massiliense:
- a CDS encoding metal-sensing transcriptional repressor encodes MKADNGSVLRLLRTARGQMDGIIRMVEEDRYCVDISNQILATQSILQKVNREIIRAHLKGCVRDAFASGEADAKIEEMIALLDKMAK; translated from the coding sequence ATGAAGGCAGACAACGGCAGCGTGCTGCGCCTGCTCAGGACGGCGCGCGGGCAGATGGACGGCATCATACGCATGGTGGAGGAGGACCGCTATTGTGTGGACATCTCCAACCAGATCCTGGCCACGCAGTCCATTTTGCAGAAAGTCAACCGCGAGATCATCCGTGCGCATCTCAAAGGGTGCGTGCGCGATGCCTTCGCATCCGGCGAGGCGGACGCAAAGATCGAGGAGATGATCGCGCTGCTGGATAAAATGGCCAAGTAG
- a CDS encoding SRPBCC family protein yields MARAHITIVLPHDLERVWRIVTDLAQYDWRSDIARIDVLEAGRRFVEVTPEGIITTFAITAFDPMRRYAFTLENDNMCGTWQGLFTAVQGGTQLDFTEEVTPKRPLLRPVAGLYLRRQQKRYAADLARALACEQ; encoded by the coding sequence ATGGCACGCGCGCACATCACCATAGTATTGCCACACGATTTGGAGCGGGTGTGGCGCATTGTAACAGACCTTGCGCAGTACGATTGGCGCAGCGATATCGCGCGCATCGACGTGCTGGAGGCGGGACGGCGGTTTGTGGAGGTGACGCCCGAGGGCATCATCACCACCTTTGCCATCACCGCATTTGATCCCATGCGGCGCTACGCGTTTACGCTGGAGAACGACAATATGTGCGGCACGTGGCAGGGCCTCTTTACCGCCGTGCAGGGCGGCACCCAGCTGGATTTCACCGAGGAGGTGACGCCCAAGCGCCCGCTGCTGCGGCCGGTGGCGGGGCTCTATCTGCGGCGGCAGCAGAAACGCTACGCGGCGGATCTTGCGCGGGCGCTGGCTTGCGAACAGTAA
- a CDS encoding cation:proton antiporter, translating to MLSNLIKPGTTASVILCLAVILFAGFLLTRITKKCKLPNVTGYIFAGIILGPYVLGVIPTETIAHMDFVTDIALAFIAFGVGKYFKLATLKQSGKQAIIVTLFESLMAAAVIALVMIFVFRLPVGFSILLGAIGCATAPASTIMTIRQYKAKGDFVHMVMQVVALDDAVALIAFSVCAAIAQGLAVGHMSFSVVILPVIYNILALGLGWLCGFALSRVINEKRSSDHRLVLSVAIVLALTGFCSAFDISPLLACMVMGATYVNIKDDETLFDDVNAFTPPILLCFFVLSGMKLNVPSLVTAGVIGVAYFIVRIVGKYAGASLGAAVAKSSAPIKKYLGMCLVPQAGVSIGLAALGQRLLPADMGMLLSTIILSSAVLYEMMGPACSKAGLILSGAIPREELEKNDGARRERSAKKAGGIRARINAIAHKHA from the coding sequence ATGCTGTCTAACCTAATCAAACCCGGTACCACGGCCAGCGTGATTCTGTGCCTCGCCGTCATCCTGTTCGCAGGATTTCTGCTGACGCGCATCACAAAAAAATGTAAACTGCCCAACGTCACCGGTTATATCTTTGCCGGCATCATCCTAGGGCCCTATGTGCTGGGCGTCATCCCCACCGAAACCATCGCGCACATGGACTTTGTCACGGACATCGCCCTTGCGTTCATCGCCTTTGGCGTGGGCAAATACTTCAAGCTCGCCACCCTCAAGCAGAGCGGCAAGCAGGCGATCATCGTGACGCTGTTTGAATCGCTGATGGCGGCGGCGGTCATCGCGCTGGTGATGATCTTTGTGTTCCGCCTGCCGGTGGGCTTCTCCATTCTGCTGGGCGCGATCGGCTGCGCGACGGCCCCCGCCTCCACCATCATGACCATCCGCCAGTACAAGGCCAAGGGCGACTTCGTGCACATGGTCATGCAGGTGGTGGCGCTGGACGACGCGGTAGCGCTCATCGCCTTCTCGGTCTGCGCGGCGATCGCGCAGGGGCTCGCCGTGGGCCACATGAGCTTTTCGGTTGTCATCCTGCCCGTCATCTACAACATCCTGGCGCTGGGCCTGGGCTGGCTGTGCGGGTTTGCCCTCTCGCGCGTCATCAACGAGAAGCGCTCCAGCGACCATCGCCTGGTGCTGAGCGTAGCCATCGTGCTGGCGCTGACCGGCTTCTGCTCGGCCTTTGATATCTCGCCGCTGCTGGCCTGCATGGTGATGGGCGCGACCTACGTCAACATCAAGGACGACGAGACCCTCTTTGACGACGTCAACGCGTTTACCCCCCCCATCCTGCTGTGCTTCTTCGTGCTTTCCGGCATGAAGCTTAACGTCCCCTCGCTGGTAACGGCGGGCGTCATCGGCGTGGCCTACTTCATCGTACGGATCGTGGGCAAGTACGCCGGCGCAAGCCTGGGCGCGGCCGTCGCCAAATCCAGTGCCCCCATCAAAAAATATCTGGGCATGTGCCTGGTGCCGCAGGCAGGCGTCTCCATCGGCCTGGCCGCGCTGGGGCAGCGGCTGCTGCCCGCGGATATGGGCATGCTGCTTTCCACCATCATCCTCTCCTCGGCAGTGCTCTACGAGATGATGGGCCCCGCGTGCTCCAAGGCGGGCCTGATCCTCTCGGGGGCAATTCCTCGCGAGGAGCTCGAAAAGAACGACGGCGCGCGCAGGGAAAGGTCCGCAAAAAAGGCGGGCGGCATCCGGGCGCGGATCAACGCCATCGCGCACAAACACGCGTAA
- a CDS encoding LysR family transcriptional regulator: MIDRRIYTLLALVQSGSYTKTAQMLNMTQPAVSHQVKQLEQDYNIKLFYSDKKELKLTAEGAILIKYARRAVAIAHSAQQAIEDNKRSVERFSIGITPTATEYLLPQVMAMYCNEHPRTHINIATDSINNIYNRMKAYELDLAIVEGVIPDANYTSVLLDTDYMCLAVSPRHRFAKRKSVSMEEMKHERFILRSAGAGTRELFEDYLKRHGDTLDNFNIIIEIDNVTTIKELVTLDLGITIIAHSACREDEQTGRLAVVPIENARMVREINMVHHKDFNHPEILDDLRRLYNSVRY; the protein is encoded by the coding sequence GTGATTGACCGCAGAATCTACACATTGCTGGCGCTTGTGCAGTCCGGCAGCTACACAAAGACGGCACAAATGCTCAATATGACCCAGCCCGCGGTGAGCCACCAGGTCAAGCAGCTGGAGCAGGATTACAATATCAAATTGTTCTACAGCGACAAAAAAGAGCTGAAATTAACCGCAGAAGGGGCTATTTTGATCAAATACGCCCGCCGCGCGGTGGCGATCGCCCACAGCGCTCAGCAGGCCATCGAGGATAACAAAAGATCCGTGGAGCGCTTCAGCATCGGCATCACGCCCACTGCCACAGAGTATTTGCTGCCCCAGGTCATGGCCATGTACTGTAATGAACACCCCCGTACGCACATAAACATTGCCACTGACTCCATAAATAACATTTATAATAGAATGAAGGCATATGAGCTGGATTTGGCTATTGTGGAGGGCGTCATCCCCGATGCGAACTATACCTCCGTGCTGCTGGATACCGATTACATGTGCCTGGCCGTCTCGCCTCGGCACCGCTTTGCCAAGCGCAAGAGCGTGAGCATGGAGGAGATGAAGCACGAGCGCTTCATCCTGCGCTCGGCGGGGGCGGGTACGCGTGAGCTGTTTGAGGATTACTTGAAGCGCCACGGCGATACGCTGGATAACTTCAACATCATCATTGAAATCGACAACGTCACCACCATTAAAGAGCTGGTCACGCTGGATTTGGGCATCACCATCATCGCCCACAGCGCGTGCCGCGAGGATGAGCAGACGGGCCGCCTGGCGGTGGTGCCCATTGAAAACGCGCGCATGGTGCGCGAAATCAACATGGTGCATCACAAAGATTTCAACCATCCCGAGATCCTGGACGACCTGCGCAGGCTCTACAACAGTGTGCGCTATTGA
- a CDS encoding collagen-like protein has translation MTGPTGATGPAGPTGVTGPAGVTGTTGAAGADGATGATGRAETITVRNTATAEPEESAAVIDSGGPDHIFDFVIPRGATGADGNDGQDGQDGATGPAGPAGPAGAIGATGATGATGATGPIGPTGATGAAGATGATGPAGSMGATGPIGPTGATGVAGPAGAAGATGAAGATGATGPAGPTGATGISETITVRSTTTVEPGTPAEVQDSGGPDHQLDFIIPRGATGADGATGPTGATGADGATGPTGPEGLQGERGDQGPRGDQGPEGPAGPQGPQGQPGQIGATGPTGPTGPTGPTGATGTAATITVGNVITGAPGSPAEVINIGTDTEAVFDFIIPEGKPGGGGVPDVLATVDTTSQSPAAGQALVFSDTPLISGYAISHQPGAAEVEIYQSGIYKVDFNSSVAVAGGTTIPAAVSVRLLLNGVPVMGGIARHTFASSSEVANITFNVPVRVDAATSYLTVEVQEDGFIFEEAALTVVRLGEAY, from the coding sequence GTGACGGGCCCTACCGGCGCTACCGGACCGGCAGGTCCCACGGGCGTCACTGGCCCTGCGGGGGTTACCGGCACGACGGGCGCTGCCGGTGCAGATGGCGCGACGGGCGCAACCGGCCGCGCGGAGACCATCACGGTGCGCAATACTGCCACGGCTGAGCCGGAGGAAAGCGCCGCTGTGATCGATTCCGGCGGACCGGATCATATATTTGATTTTGTGATTCCACGCGGCGCAACAGGTGCTGACGGCAACGACGGTCAGGATGGGCAGGACGGCGCAACGGGCCCCGCAGGGCCCGCTGGCCCCGCTGGTGCCATAGGCGCGACAGGTGCTACCGGTGCTACGGGTGCGACCGGCCCCATTGGCCCCACTGGCGCCACGGGCGCTGCCGGCGCGACAGGCGCAACCGGCCCTGCTGGTTCCATGGGTGCGACCGGCCCCATTGGCCCCACTGGCGCCACGGGCGTTGCCGGCCCTGCAGGGGCGGCAGGCGCAACCGGTGCTGCTGGCGCTACGGGTGCGACCGGCCCCGCTGGCCCGACAGGCGCAACCGGTATTTCGGAAACGATTACCGTGCGCAGCACCACCACGGTAGAGCCAGGTACGCCTGCGGAAGTGCAGGATTCCGGCGGGCCGGACCACCAGCTGGATTTCATCATCCCGCGCGGCGCCACGGGCGCGGACGGTGCCACCGGCCCCACGGGTGCGACAGGCGCGGATGGGGCTACCGGCCCCACCGGCCCTGAGGGACTGCAGGGTGAACGCGGCGACCAGGGCCCGCGCGGCGACCAGGGCCCCGAAGGGCCCGCAGGCCCGCAGGGACCGCAGGGCCAGCCCGGGCAGATCGGCGCCACTGGACCCACTGGACCCACTGGCCCGACAGGCCCCACCGGTGCCACTGGCACTGCGGCCACAATCACCGTAGGCAATGTGATCACAGGCGCGCCTGGGTCACCGGCTGAGGTGATCAATATAGGTACGGACACCGAGGCGGTTTTTGACTTTATCATCCCCGAGGGAAAGCCGGGCGGCGGCGGCGTGCCCGATGTGCTTGCAACCGTGGATACCACCAGCCAGTCGCCAGCAGCCGGCCAGGCGCTGGTGTTCAGCGATACGCCGCTTATCTCCGGTTACGCAATCAGCCACCAGCCGGGCGCTGCAGAGGTGGAGATCTACCAAAGCGGCATCTATAAGGTGGATTTTAACAGCTCCGTCGCTGTGGCGGGCGGAACGACCATCCCCGCCGCGGTGAGCGTGCGCCTGCTGCTCAACGGCGTCCCCGTAATGGGCGGCATCGCGCGGCACACGTTCGCCTCCTCCAGCGAGGTGGCAAACATCACATTTAACGTGCCGGTGCGGGTGGACGCTGCCACCTCCTATCTTACGGTGGAGGTGCAGGAGGACGGCTTCATTTTTGAGGAAGCTGCGCTCACGGTGGTGCGGCTGGGCGAGGCATACTGA
- a CDS encoding Rrf2 family transcriptional regulator, which yields MTITRETDYAIRAIRALASDAGRIVKAADIAQQESIPVNFLFNILRKLKTAGIVDIRRGKYGGYQLLKSPSEITLRDMIELFEDGVHLNLCTIDPSLCQNARTCKVHEEFERIERQLLEELQRYSLAEILTGETE from the coding sequence ATGACAATTACGCGGGAAACGGATTATGCCATACGGGCCATACGGGCACTGGCTTCGGATGCAGGCAGGATTGTAAAGGCGGCGGATATTGCCCAGCAGGAGAGTATTCCGGTAAACTTTCTTTTCAACATTCTGCGCAAACTCAAGACGGCGGGCATTGTGGATATCCGCAGGGGCAAGTACGGCGGCTACCAGCTGCTTAAATCGCCCAGCGAGATCACCCTGCGCGACATGATTGAGCTCTTTGAGGACGGTGTGCATTTAAACCTGTGCACCATTGATCCTTCCCTGTGCCAAAACGCGCGCACATGCAAGGTACATGAGGAGTTTGAACGCATCGAGCGCCAGCTGCTCGAGGAGCTGCAGCGCTACAGCTTGGCGGAAATTCTGACAGGGGAAACAGAATAA
- a CDS encoding MurR/RpiR family transcriptional regulator: MVENATPRILLQIKAALPSMNEALKKVALFYLGQDLRESAQMGIKEVAAHSGVSDSTVTRFVREIGITSFKMLQMEFALACYNNGEPQEFPVYTSITGEDSLKSICKKIVAHNLMGIRDSLSLLDEDQLRGATNLACRAKRLLFFGEGRSAIAAKSAQQRFFRLGINAHLYVDRSEQVIATEYLTPEDLVVGVSVSGLVQSTVDAVRRAKEKGARVVAVTSSRHTPLTDLADYVLYTAAEIGKTMEHSFSTVAQMVVLDCFYMAVFARMGTKVRTQIANTARAMREDKLILPAQAAK; the protein is encoded by the coding sequence ATGGTAGAAAATGCGACACCACGTATCCTGCTGCAGATCAAGGCAGCCTTGCCGTCAATGAATGAAGCGCTGAAGAAAGTGGCGCTGTTCTATCTGGGACAGGATTTGCGCGAGTCGGCGCAGATGGGCATCAAGGAAGTGGCGGCCCACAGCGGCGTGAGCGATTCCACCGTGACGCGCTTTGTGCGCGAGATCGGCATCACCAGTTTTAAAATGCTGCAGATGGAGTTTGCGCTCGCCTGCTATAACAATGGGGAGCCGCAGGAGTTTCCGGTTTACACCAGCATTACCGGCGAGGATAGCTTAAAATCGATCTGTAAAAAGATCGTTGCGCATAATCTGATGGGGATACGCGATTCCCTCTCGCTGCTGGACGAGGACCAGCTGCGCGGGGCGACCAATCTGGCCTGCAGGGCCAAGCGGCTGCTCTTCTTTGGCGAGGGACGCTCGGCCATCGCGGCCAAGAGCGCGCAGCAGCGTTTTTTTCGGCTCGGCATCAACGCCCATCTTTATGTGGACCGCTCCGAACAGGTGATTGCCACCGAGTACCTCACGCCGGAGGATCTGGTGGTGGGGGTGAGCGTATCGGGCCTAGTGCAGTCCACGGTGGACGCCGTGCGCCGCGCCAAGGAGAAGGGCGCCCGCGTGGTGGCGGTCACCAGCAGCAGGCACACGCCCCTTACGGATCTGGCGGACTACGTGCTCTATACGGCGGCGGAGATCGGCAAAACCATGGAGCACTCCTTTTCCACCGTCGCGCAGATGGTGGTGCTCGATTGCTTCTATATGGCAGTGTTTGCGCGCATGGGCACCAAGGTGCGCACGCAGATTGCCAACACGGCGCGCGCGATGCGGGAGGATAAGCTCATCTTGCCCGCGCAGGCTGCCAAATAA
- a CDS encoding class II fructose-bisphosphate aldolase encodes MFVPLKDLLEQADQGGYAIPAFNYATLWDLLAIIKTCEEEKSPVIVASNSQVAKNVGLAYCQGMAAVAMRNASVPVVNHLDHSFGIEQCREAVDVGYPSVMIDASKYSLEQNIDWIRQVIAFAHPKGVHVEGELGRIKGKTLEGEFVEGEDFLIQVDEAKRLVEESGVDSLAVGIGTQHGFYAGKPEINFKRLAEVNAAIPTKLVLHGGTGIPAEDIREAIKNGINKVNVGTIISHTMVETLRKNLAEDDKANSLSIMFPVVEAIQEAIRPWIRTCMSNGKAR; translated from the coding sequence ATGTTTGTACCCCTGAAAGACTTACTGGAACAGGCTGACCAGGGCGGATACGCGATCCCTGCATTTAACTACGCCACGCTGTGGGACCTGCTCGCCATCATTAAAACGTGCGAGGAAGAGAAGTCTCCTGTGATCGTTGCCAGCAACTCGCAGGTGGCTAAAAACGTGGGGCTTGCGTACTGCCAGGGCATGGCGGCCGTTGCGATGCGCAATGCGTCCGTTCCGGTGGTGAATCATCTGGACCACTCCTTTGGCATTGAACAGTGCCGCGAGGCGGTGGATGTGGGTTACCCCTCCGTCATGATCGACGCATCCAAATACTCCCTGGAGCAGAACATCGACTGGATCCGCCAGGTTATCGCATTTGCGCATCCCAAAGGCGTACACGTGGAAGGCGAGCTGGGCCGCATCAAGGGCAAGACGCTGGAAGGCGAGTTTGTCGAGGGCGAGGATTTCCTGATTCAGGTGGACGAGGCCAAACGCCTGGTTGAGGAAAGCGGCGTCGATTCGCTGGCAGTGGGCATCGGCACCCAGCACGGCTTCTACGCGGGCAAGCCGGAGATCAACTTCAAGCGTCTGGCAGAGGTCAACGCGGCCATCCCCACCAAGCTGGTGCTGCACGGCGGCACGGGCATCCCGGCGGAGGATATCCGTGAGGCCATCAAAAACGGCATCAACAAGGTGAACGTGGGCACCATCATCTCCCATACCATGGTGGAGACCCTGCGCAAAAATCTGGCCGAGGACGACAAGGCCAATTCCCTGAGCATCATGTTCCCGGTCGTGGAGGCGATCCAGGAGGCGATCCGCCCGTGGATCCGCACCTGCATGTCCAACGGCAAAGCGCGCTGA
- a CDS encoding ATP-binding cassette domain-containing protein — MSEYILETQGIGKSFGSIIALDHIDFNIKPGEVVGVVGDNGAGKSTFIKIISGVHRRSKGEMVFDGKPVDFENPHQSIEAGIETVYQDLALAPHLDVPSNIYLGREVYRWGKFGKMLGVLDRKTMRKHTKEVLDRLKITVKSLDQPVGVLSGGQRQAVAIARVIAWGSKLVILDEPTAALGVEESEKVLTLIEEVARQGIAVILISHTMPHVMRVCDRMTVFRLGKSITTLNREDTNLDDLVMWITGSKQAG; from the coding sequence ATGAGCGAATACATTCTGGAAACGCAAGGCATCGGCAAGAGTTTCGGCAGCATTATCGCCCTGGACCATATCGACTTCAACATCAAACCCGGTGAGGTTGTGGGCGTGGTGGGCGACAATGGCGCGGGCAAATCTACTTTTATTAAAATCATATCGGGCGTGCACCGCCGCAGCAAGGGCGAGATGGTGTTTGACGGAAAGCCCGTGGATTTTGAGAACCCCCACCAGTCTATTGAGGCGGGCATTGAGACCGTCTACCAGGACCTGGCGCTCGCGCCGCACCTGGACGTGCCCAGCAACATCTATCTGGGCCGCGAGGTGTACAGATGGGGCAAGTTCGGCAAAATGCTCGGCGTGCTCGACCGCAAGACCATGCGAAAACACACCAAGGAAGTGCTCGACCGCCTGAAAATTACCGTCAAATCCCTGGACCAGCCGGTTGGCGTGCTCTCCGGCGGCCAGCGCCAGGCGGTGGCTATCGCCCGCGTCATCGCGTGGGGCAGCAAGCTGGTCATACTGGATGAACCCACTGCCGCGCTGGGCGTTGAGGAATCGGAAAAAGTGCTCACCCTTATTGAGGAAGTGGCGCGCCAGGGCATCGCCGTCATCCTCATCAGCCACACCATGCCGCACGTGATGCGCGTGTGTGACCGGATGACCGTGTTCCGCCTGGGTAAGAGCATTACGACACTGAACCGCGAGGACACCAACCTGGATGACCTGGTCATGTGGATTACCGGGTCCAAGCAGGCGGGATAA
- a CDS encoding ABC transporter permease, translated as MENKSKMHKSVSMAKTFEKIGKFWTLGIFVLILCFFALQQSRIFSIDYWGSTLEYMTEILLLAIGEGMVMLTGGIDLSIGAASGFIGVTTAVLIKAFVPAMGEVPAIILAIVIGIGIGVVLGFINGTIITRMKLSPFLATIGTMGICAGLSLVLSEGHEVVGLPRIMGEFANHRMLGFITPNVLVSWLVLLFFVYRLHCTRWGLYTYACGSNIEAAKRAGINATRHVTGVYINAGLMAALSGILLMMRFTSASPLTGQTTQLIAVAAAAIGGINSKGGSGKAEGILLGALIISVVMTGLVVINVQAYWQQVAVGVIIVLSVYMDQFSDRARLR; from the coding sequence ATGGAAAACAAAAGTAAAATGCACAAAAGTGTATCGATGGCCAAAACATTTGAAAAGATCGGCAAGTTTTGGACGCTCGGCATCTTTGTATTGATTCTCTGCTTTTTTGCCCTGCAGCAGAGCCGTATCTTCTCTATCGACTACTGGGGCTCCACGCTGGAGTATATGACGGAAATCCTGCTGCTGGCCATTGGCGAGGGCATGGTTATGCTCACCGGCGGCATTGACCTTTCCATCGGCGCGGCGTCTGGCTTTATTGGCGTGACGACCGCGGTGCTGATTAAGGCCTTTGTGCCGGCGATGGGCGAGGTGCCCGCCATCATTCTGGCGATTGTCATCGGCATTGGCATCGGTGTGGTGCTTGGCTTTATCAATGGCACCATCATCACCCGCATGAAGCTTTCCCCGTTCCTGGCGACCATCGGAACGATGGGCATCTGCGCCGGCCTTTCGCTGGTGCTGAGCGAGGGCCATGAGGTGGTAGGTCTGCCGCGCATCATGGGCGAATTTGCCAACCACCGCATGCTGGGCTTTATTACGCCCAACGTGCTGGTCAGCTGGCTGGTGCTGCTGTTCTTCGTCTACCGGCTGCACTGTACCCGCTGGGGATTGTATACATACGCCTGCGGCAGCAATATTGAGGCCGCCAAGCGCGCGGGCATCAACGCCACGCGCCACGTTACCGGCGTCTATATCAATGCCGGCCTGATGGCGGCGCTCTCCGGCATCCTGCTGATGATGCGCTTTACATCGGCCTCCCCGCTGACCGGCCAGACGACCCAGCTGATCGCTGTGGCCGCGGCGGCCATCGGCGGCATCAACTCCAAGGGCGGCAGCGGCAAGGCGGAGGGCATTCTGCTGGGCGCGCTGATCATTTCGGTGGTCATGACCGGCCTTGTGGTTATCAACGTGCAGGCCTACTGGCAGCAAGTGGCTGTGGGCGTGATCATCGTCCTTTCGGTGTACATGGACCAGTTCAGCGACCGGGCGCGCCTGCGCTAA
- a CDS encoding ABC transporter substrate-binding protein encodes MKRKQIGLLTLVALLIIALCACAAPASQSPSSSASASPSASASASASASKDQKFKVGFCLSNMSDAFVVSAQRGFEQRCKELGMEYFCQGASESDYTKQTPILEMMATQDPDLLVIIPTGTDTMIQPIKKIIDDKGIPFITVDTNISDDSLYISNITSDNAAGGALAADALAELIDGKGKVAIINSRPGVTTNETRLKGFQDRMAEKYPDVEIVSSQFCNNDPSTAASQIQNVLLANPDLAGVFGGNLFAAQGVANGLEAKGVDIPLVCFDAGPGQIEAMQNGTIQATVVQKPMQMGITAADYAYAYLTGDKDKIEKQVYLEPIVATQDDLDDPEISKWFYTMD; translated from the coding sequence ATGAAGCGTAAACAGATCGGCCTATTGACGCTTGTAGCCCTGCTCATCATCGCCCTTTGCGCCTGCGCCGCACCGGCGAGCCAGTCGCCCTCATCGAGCGCATCGGCCTCGCCGTCCGCATCGGCAAGCGCCTCGGCCTCCGCTTCCAAGGACCAGAAGTTCAAAGTGGGCTTCTGCCTGAGCAACATGTCCGACGCTTTTGTCGTCAGCGCGCAGCGCGGCTTTGAGCAGCGCTGCAAGGAGCTGGGCATGGAATACTTCTGCCAGGGCGCCTCGGAATCCGATTACACCAAGCAGACCCCCATCCTGGAGATGATGGCCACGCAGGATCCGGACCTGCTGGTGATCATCCCCACGGGCACGGATACCATGATCCAGCCCATCAAAAAGATCATCGACGATAAGGGCATCCCCTTCATCACCGTGGATACCAATATCTCCGACGACAGTCTCTACATCTCCAACATTACCTCCGATAACGCAGCCGGCGGCGCGCTGGCGGCGGACGCACTGGCTGAGTTGATCGACGGCAAAGGCAAGGTCGCCATCATCAACTCCCGCCCCGGCGTCACCACCAATGAGACCCGCCTGAAGGGATTCCAGGACCGCATGGCGGAGAAGTACCCCGATGTGGAGATCGTATCCAGCCAGTTCTGCAACAACGACCCCTCCACCGCCGCCTCCCAGATCCAGAACGTGCTGCTGGCCAACCCGGACCTGGCGGGCGTGTTCGGCGGCAACCTGTTCGCGGCCCAGGGCGTGGCCAACGGCCTGGAAGCCAAGGGCGTGGACATTCCGCTGGTGTGCTTTGATGCGGGCCCCGGCCAGATCGAGGCCATGCAGAACGGCACCATCCAGGCCACCGTCGTGCAGAAACCCATGCAGATGGGCATCACCGCGGCGGATTACGCCTACGCGTACCTGACGGGCGACAAGGATAAGATCGAGAAACAGGTTTACCTCGAGCCCATCGTCGCCACGCAGGATGATCTGGACGATCCCGAGATCAGCAAGTGGTTCTACACGATGGACTAA
- a CDS encoding MerR family transcriptional regulator, with amino-acid sequence MHYRIAEVAHLAGVSVRTLHYYDQIALLRPSRTDANGYRAYSHEELARLYQIRMLRELDFDCKTIACILDAPHFDREEALGRQRALLALRRDRLSRLIASIDAQLKEGGNTMDFDAFDTSELDAQQRRYQQEVQQRWGQTDAYRQSAAKAARYTKADWQRIKEAQDALFARFAALRKGDPAALEAQQLTAQWQQHIATYYYDCPIEMLAQLGEMYVGDARFARNLDRYGAGTAAFMRDCIRQYCRK; translated from the coding sequence ATGCATTACCGCATCGCAGAGGTGGCGCATTTGGCCGGCGTGAGCGTGCGCACGCTGCACTACTATGACCAGATCGCGCTGCTGCGGCCCAGCCGCACGGACGCAAACGGGTACCGTGCGTACAGCCACGAGGAGCTGGCGCGGCTGTATCAGATACGGATGCTGCGCGAGCTGGATTTTGACTGCAAAACCATCGCCTGCATCCTGGACGCGCCGCACTTTGACCGCGAAGAGGCGCTGGGCAGGCAGCGCGCGCTGCTCGCGCTGCGACGGGATCGCCTTAGCAGGCTGATCGCGTCCATTGACGCGCAGCTCAAGGAAGGAGGAAACACGATGGACTTTGACGCATTTGATACATCCGAGCTGGACGCCCAGCAGCGGCGCTACCAGCAGGAGGTGCAGCAGCGCTGGGGCCAGACCGATGCCTACCGCCAGAGCGCGGCCAAAGCCGCGCGCTACACCAAGGCAGACTGGCAGCGCATCAAGGAAGCGCAGGACGCGCTCTTTGCACGCTTTGCCGCGCTGCGCAAGGGCGATCCCGCCGCGCTGGAGGCGCAGCAGCTCACGGCGCAGTGGCAACAGCATATTGCAACGTACTATTATGACTGTCCGATCGAGATGCTGGCCCAGCTGGGCGAGATGTACGTAGGCGACGCGCGCTTTGCGCGCAACCTCGATCGCTACGGCGCGGGCACCGCCGCCTTTATGCGCGACTGTATCCGGCAGTACTGCCGCAAATAA
- a CDS encoding GIY-YIG nuclease family protein, whose translation MAQLDKKALKATYRRMRPPMGVLRIRCEATGEAYLMATPNLQAAENRARLQLDTGTHPDRTLCRLWKTHGASAFTFTVLDTLAYSKNPEKTDYRQDLAALLALWQEKIQNTP comes from the coding sequence ATGGCACAGCTTGATAAAAAGGCGCTCAAGGCCACCTACAGGCGTATGCGTCCCCCCATGGGCGTGCTGCGCATCCGCTGCGAAGCGACGGGCGAGGCATACCTGATGGCTACGCCCAACCTCCAGGCGGCAGAGAATCGCGCGCGCCTGCAACTGGATACGGGCACGCATCCGGACCGCACGCTTTGCCGGCTGTGGAAAACGCATGGCGCATCCGCCTTCACCTTTACGGTGCTGGATACCCTTGCCTACAGCAAGAACCCTGAAAAGACCGACTATCGGCAGGACCTTGCGGCGCTGCTCGCGCTCTGGCAGGAAAAAATACAAAATACCCCTTGA